The Eretmochelys imbricata isolate rEreImb1 chromosome 4, rEreImb1.hap1, whole genome shotgun sequence sequence GCTGCCAGGGGGCTGAAGCCGGTAACTGACCAGGGGGGTATTTGCCtgggctcctgcaccccacagcccGCCTCCTGCTGGGGCCAGCGGCTCTCAGGGCTTGAGTGTCTGCAGGGCGCCCTGTTGCCGGGTGGTGCCCGGCTCTGATTTCCGCGGCTGGGGCCGGCGGCAGCCGCCTCGGATTGTGCGGGGCtcctgctcctggctgggagagGCTGCAAGACGCCGCCCCCGCAGCGGCAGATAAACATGGCGCGGGCGAGCGCGCCCCCTGCTGGCGTAACAGCGCTGGGCTGCGCTTTGATGGTTCGGTTCCCCGGCCAGGCTCATTGTGGGGCCCTCCAGCGTGTTGTATTCTCCAGCTGtttgaagtgttttttttcaaatcagattGAAGGAGATTTTGAAATAAAACgtaattttgaattaaaaaatcgAATGCcactattcccccccacccccccgactgAACCAATCTGGTGAATTTAACACAGTTTGGGAAGTGTTCTGGTCGActcaaatctgtatttttttggggggacagGGTGTTTAACTGAAAAATCTCACCCCGCTCTGCCTGAGAGCTTTCCGGGTGGTGCGGGAACACCTCCTCCTTCCAAGGCTGCATGCCTGAATCGGAAAGCCATCAGTTTGCCTACGCTGTAtgctgatttattatttgtattgaagtGGCGTGCCTAGGGGCCCCAGTCATGAACCCATTGTGTTAGGCTCTGTACAGACgcggaacaaaaagatggtccctgcaccAAATTGCTTACAGTCTAATAGTGTGTGTGCAATGTTGTCCTCCCCAACACTGAAATATCATGATCCAGGCCTCTTGAAAAATcatgagcttttaaaaaataatgagttTAGGCTCTTTTTATCTGCTGTGTTTTTAAAGTCTTTAGTGTTCACATTTTCCAGCATTACTCCACAAACATGAGGGCTAAAAACTTTGAGCGTgcaataaaagctgagattccgAGGCATTTGTACATTCTAGGGAtgtaaaatatcatttaaaaagttaaccgtttaaacaattaaaattatattgtttaaatggttaaccaattaaagggagaggggctggggctgctctggccagcccggggctggggctggggttgctcCCGCCGGTACGGCTGGGGCTGGAGTTCAGTTCAGCCAGCgaggctggggctgctctggctggtgcacCTGGGGCTGGGGTTGGCCGGTTGGCATGGAGCTGCTGGAGACGGCGGGCCTAATGCTTACCGGctaatattttacatccctaatatattccaaggccagaagggaccattgtgatgatctagtctgacctcctgcatagctcATGTCAGGGAActtgcccaaaataattcctacagcagatcttttaaaaaagctattGAATTCTCTTCCTATTGCATTCAGTGGGAAtctggccattgacttcagacaGTGGGCCTAGGCCTTGTGCTAGGATCATttttagaaggagctgtgtgtcAGTGTCTGGGAGTGCTAATGTGGTCCCCTGGGATGCTGTAAGCAGGGTCTCTCTGATCCAGTTGGTTTCCACGGCTTGTGAACTTTACTTACTGGGCAGTCCCCTTGCCGGGTCTCTGGTGTGGTGTCATCTTCTGTTTTGGCTGTGCTAAAGTTATATAGGCCTAAATTCTCAGGATAAAGTTAGGGGCCTAATTCTCAAAATGctgacccccacagctccctctggcttcagtaggagctggagtggTGCTCTGTGGACAGGAGTAATACCAAGAGAAGTGTTTCCATAGTGAAATAAGTTCTCTCCTTCCCCAGATAAATCTCCCAGTCCCCATGGAACGTGCAGAGTCCCACTAATGTCCTCAGAGAGTCCTGGCCTGAGAATACCCCATTGCACTTCCAGATAACTAGTTGCCTTGGTGAATCAGTCTTGAAGCCAATCTTGTTCCCAGTTTCCATGACACTGATCAGTAAAGGGCACAACAGCAGCATCCACAAAatacctgtctgtctgtctccctgtcATGTGATACCCCAGACTTCTCCCCCAGGGCACCCTGGTGTAACTGTCACATCTCTTGCAGCGACGCTGGAAACATGAGGTATATCAGCACTCGAGGAGAAGCCAGGAGCGTTGACTTTGAAGGAGCCCTCTTTTCTGGCTATGCACCGGATGGTGGCCTTTTCATGCCCCAGGAAATCCCTACCCTGGACTATAACACCCTGCGAACATGGAGTGCCTTCTCCTATCCAGAGCTGGTGAAAGAGCTGAGTTCACTCTTCATCTCGTCTGAACTAATCCCACGGAAAGAGCTGAATGGTAAACACAAACCAGACAGCAATTCAAGCAGTGTGCTGTAGGGTTTGCTCTATTTGTATCAAAGCTTTTAGATGACTATTATTTTATCCTGTATTAACCCATCAGCCTAATAACCCTGATCCTCACTGGACCTCTGAAGGCTCTTAGTGGCCAGAATCTCCATGGTTATTATAATGTTAGCTtgtcctttctctcctccaattGTTTCATCCACTGGATGTGTCTTGTTGTTAAACTAGATTGTTGGAGATCtgcttctcttctgaagactagcAGAAGATTCTCTTTAAATgaacacagggccaaattctgtctatGTCTATAAATGTCATTCTCGTAGAGGGCTAATGCAGTTTCCAAGGTTGCTGTACGAAGGCAGATCTCTGCTGCAAGTGGGTGCAAATACAGTGTATATAACGTTTCAGAATCGGTGCTATTTTGTGctggctgcagcagcccctgcccaCATGGCTGTTCCATGTAGAACATGGGAGCATATCAGATGAGACCTTTGGTGTATCCTAGGGTGTACATGGGAAAGATAAGCAGGCTCTGTCACCTTTGTGGCTCCTATCATAGAAGACCTGTGAAGCCCTAAGTGGTTTTTGATTGGTGTAGACAGGATTAAGGAGGAAATTTCCTCTCTTCCTGTGTGTGTAGTTTTTCTCTCCCTTTGGGTAGCACcctgtcagaatttggcccacactcTTTTAAGTAACACATATTTGTAAACAGAAGTAAAAGCAAATGTGGCAAATTGATTGCTCCTTCTGCCAGGTGTTCCTGGTTCTAtattttccctttgcaaaatgGATTACAAAACAAGCATGTAACATGAAGCCAGGTGTAGGTTTTGGTAAAGAAAACTTGTAACAAATCGGTGGCCCCTTGGTGCTTCAGAGCTGTCACTGTGGTGCACTCCATGGATGCCCAAATTTCTCTCCGACAGTGGGAAAAGAGTTTGGATTCTCCTGCTGTAAAAGCAGCATCTCCTTAGCTGTCAGCTGTAAACGGCCTCTGACAGACAGTTGCGCAGTTCTGTTTATACAGTTAGATTTTATTATAGCACCTATCCAAAGCCTCACTGCGTCCATTAGAGAGCAGTGGGGACCATCCACCTGAGCTGGTTCACTGCAACATTGGTTGATTCTTGTTTTAATTGTTCAAATAGTTCTgactgggtcagatcctcagttggtataaatcagcacGGCTCTGTTAAGGTCAGTGGTCCTGTCCAATTTACACTGAGGAGCAGACTCTTAATTTGTAAGAGAATAATGTGTTGGGCTTCTGTCTATCACTTCCTCTGTGGTACTGGAGAATCTTTGGTTTTTCAGTAAAGATTCTCATGAGCTTGGCAAACCATGATCATGCAGGTGATGTGTTGGAGGTTTGTTCCTGGTACCTGTTCTAACAGTCCCCTTCAACTGCTTCCCTCCAGATCTGATTGACAGCGCCTTCCGGAGGTTCCGGCACAACAATGTTGTGCATCTGGCCAGGCTGAAGGATGGGTTGAATGTTTTGGAGCTCTGGCATGGTGTAACTTATGCCTTTAAGGACTTGTCCTTGTCCTGCACAGGGCAGTTTTTACAGTACTTCCTGAAGAAAAGGAAGCAGCACATCACTATTCTAGTCGGTAGGTTACAGCTAAACAGATGGGTGCAAGCAATGTACTTGGAATTTATGCCAGtgagaggttgtgtgtgtgtgtgtatgtatatatatacacacataataCCATCCTATTCGTGCTTATGAGTGGAACTGGATTGATAACCCTGGAGGCTTACATCCTAGATATCTCCGGAACAGGGCAGCCAGTATTCCTCACTTGACCTAGAGGGCATCTTTACTGGTTCAGCCTCCCATTCATTCCTTGGTGCCACTGGTGGTAGTGGTTTGTGATGCAGACACTTGCCTACTGGAAGGTGTTCATTTTCCAGTATTAAATGCCACACAACCGGCACTAACCAAAAGTATCCCGGACTGAGAACTGCACCCTTCTTCTGTGTGAAAACACAAATGTGGCTGATCTTTCAGTCTTTAAATAACTCTTAATTAGTAGATATAATTATTTTCTCCTTGATTATTTTCATGTGAAACAGGAACTTCGGGAGACACCGGTAGTGCGGCAATTGAAAGTGTGCGAGGGGAAAACAACATGGACATCTTTGTTCTGTTACCCAAAGGTCTCTGCAGCCAGATACAAGAACTGCAGATGACGACGGTGATCGAAGAGAACGTCCATGTCTTTATTGGTTTGCGTTTTGTTGAATGATCTACTTTATACTATTGCTGGGTTGATGTTATTGTCAATCCCAATGTGAATTGGCCATTAATTCTAGAAAGCCTTGGGGGGGATTGTGTTACACGCTGCTCCCACTGTGGATGTACCATGTTGGGCCATCAATCACCATGACTTGtgtgcagtattgttgtagccatgtgggccccaggatattaaagagacaaggtgagtgaagtaatactttttattgaaccaacttcagttgatgggagagaaaaaagcttttgtgtttgcacagagcttttcttcaggtctgagtaggtttcccagacctgaaggagaactctgcataagctcaaaagctggtctctctcaccaacagaagttggtccaataaaaggtattaccccACTCTCCACCCCGTCTCTCTGATCAGCATAACTGTTACTTCAGTGTTTGACTTTTCAGCACCCCAGGCCTCTGACTAATGGGAGGCTAGTTGGAGTTGCTTTACTCTCTTGACTTGTTCACCAGCTGATTCAGAGCTGCCCAGGATTCCTTCTCTTCTAGTGATAGTTTTAAAGCCATTCCCCTGCAGCTGAATGGGTATTTAGCTGTGCTGCACAGACTGTTGGTTTGCACTAAAAGAATGAGAATTTATCCTCCTTTCTGCTCAGTTTTTCCCTCCCTTGTAAGTGGTTTGAGTTGTTCTGATGAGTTTCTTCTTCGAAGGATCTCTCGTGAcaggggccctaccaaattcacgctTGTAAATAAcatgtcatggactgtgaaatgaGCCCTCCCCCCtgaaatctagctattggaggggatgggggaagggaagggctgaGGGTTTTCCCCAGGATCCGGCTGCTAGTCCCAGCCAGGTTGGAGAGGAACGGCATTTACTCTCCCCCTGAACAGCTGCTCTCGGTGGGAGATCAGACCCACGtccacctccaggaacctcctgtggctgcaggaagctctggggctgctgccttcagagtccagctctgaaggcagcacagaagtgagggtggcaattcCGTAACACCTCCTATAACAGCTTTGTGACCCTCCCACAAACCCCTTTTGGGTCGGGATCCCCagggttacaacactgtgaaattacagatataaacatctgaaaacatgaaattgaccaattttcatatctgtgaaattgaccagaatggacccgGAATTTTGTCGGGCCCTACCATGACTCACTTTGGACCAGGCAGCGCTCTGAGTTACTGAACAGAACTGGGAGCCATAAGACATTGGTTCCAGACTGACTGTGCTGCTGGTTCATTTTATGACCTTGGAATAACCTgtagatgggcccaaaccaaaatcccagatccaaacatcCTTAAAAGTTGGGAATTCTGAGTAATTCAGAATTGAAACCCACATCTGGATCCAAATATTGCTGTTGGACCCTCTGTATGTGCGAtggctgaaccaaaaccccagctCCCACAACTCCAGTTGGATGGCTAGAATAACCCGTCAGTTTTGAATCCTCTTTGGTAGGCGAAAACAACTATTTTATGCCTAATTCACTAATTTCAGCAACACTTCAGTTAATACtcctgattgttccttcctcttTTCCACAGCTGATGGAAATAGCGATGAAATTGACGAGCCGATCAAAGAATTGTTCGCTGATGCAGATTTTGCCAGACAACACAATCTGATGAGTCTGAACTCAATCAACTGGTCTAGGATTATGGTGCAGATCGCTCACTACTTCTATGCTTACTTTCAATGCACCCCATCCATGGACATGACTCCACTTCCGGCTGTGGAAATTGTTGTGCCAACAGGGGCTGGAGGAAATATCACAGGTTAGGTGGGAAGGGAAAGACATTCTTTGGGTCTAAAAAACCAAACACTGGTTTGTGATAAAGATGgaggttgtatttttttttctgaaccacTTATATCATGATTAGTAATATTTAAGTACGAACAGCATCGTTGGTGCCATACAAAACACAGAACAGTGCTATGGTGCTATGTGTAGATAATACGGGGATGAGCATGTTAGAAATACACGTGAACAGAATGAGTCGGAAACTGAAGAGAGAAAATACTGAGGATCTGATTATTTAAATTAGACACgaatacagaatcatagactcataggactggaagggacgtcaagaggtcatctagtccagtcccctgcactcatggcaggatgaagtattatctagagcgcctctgacaggtgtttgtctaacctgctcttaaaaaaatctccaaagatggagattctacaacctccctaggtaatttattccagtgcttaaccaccctgacagttaggaagtttttcctaatgtccaacctaaacctcccttgctgcaatttaagtccttTGTTTCTTgtgctatcctcagaggttaagaagaacaatttttttccctcctccttgtaacaaccctttACATATGTGAAAACTTTTATcacgtcccccctcagtcttctcttttccagacttttccaaaacaaacccattttttttttttcaatcttccctcatcggttatgttttctagacctttaatcatttttgttgctcttctctggactttctccaatttgtccacatctttcctgaaatgtggtgcccagaactggacacatgactccagttcaggcctaatcagcatggagtagagaggaggaattacttctcgtgtcttacttacaacactcctaatacattccagaatgttgtttgctttttttgccacagcattacactgttgacttgtatttagcttatgatccactatgatccccagatccctttctgcaatactccttcctaggcagtcatttcccattttgtatgtgtgcaactgattgttccttcctaagtggagtactttgcatttgtccttattgaatttcatcctattcactTCAGACCAGTAGTAGTACAACTAATCTGGCCTGTGTGTACCCATGGCTCATTATACATCCATTTGCACATGAACGTTATCCTAtttgggagggcgggggagggcaaACATGGTAACAGCTCTCTCCTAACTTTACAATTCTGGCCTTTTTAACTTTAGGGGAATCTTTTCTACTGGAAAAGCAATACAAGGGGTGATGTAAAAAGTTGCATTCATGGTATTTCAGGAGCATCTGCCTGAAGCTGCATTAGCATGTTGCCAAGAGTTCAAAAGTCACATCCTATCTGAATGAAAAGCATCTTCCAGAGGCCCCTCTCTTCACAACATCTCTTAATAGGATGGTGGGGGCTGCAGAGAATCCAGGAGCAACCATGCGGTGGTCTCTCTGGCTGTGAGGCTGCTCAAATGGAGCATTGTATACAGGGAGCTGTAGTTTCTTTGCACTATACCCGTATTATGAAACATAATTTTTGACCCTTCCTGATAAATTTGCACAAATGGAGGAGCAATGATTTCATTGGTAAATCTGACTAAACAGATAAATCTGGTAAATCTGTTTTATGAGTGTTTCatcgcagggctgaagcccaggtgtAATTGCTTTTTTTCCCAGCTGGATATATCGCCCAGAAAATGGGACTTCCAATCCGACTCGTCGCTGTGGTGAATAATAACGACATTATCCACAGAGCAATTCAGCATGGAGATTTCTCATTCTCTGGGAGCGTTAAGCCAACTTTAGCTTCTGCAATGGATATTCAGGTACGTGTCTGCTTAAGAAGGAGAGATCACGTATACTATATGGACTGATACAGCTACTAAAATTATTTTGCTGTCCGTATTCTGTTCTACAGTGTTCTGACACCACCCTCATTACTGCAGagtctgagtgccttccagtagtgcatgaaGTGATGTGAGTAACGTGCCACGTGTGGTTCATTCTCCCTCTGATTGTCTCCCTagtgggagaattgtgtgtgcagtgtggTGTTTTGTTAcggatttttttgtttggtttatgtGTTGTTGCTCTGTGTTTATACTACCAACGGCAGGCTGGAGAAGTGTCCCTGGCATTTGGAgaaggtggggaggtttgtgatggtctgtAGTTCCAGATAggtcattccacagtctcagaccaTCTTTGAGACAGCTCTGTCTCCTGTATAGATGAGCTTTTCCCCTCTGGTAGAAAGTCCCATTGTGCCTGAGAAGTGGTGTTGTCGACCATGTTCTTCATCCAGGAGCGCAATTAAAAAATCCTGGGTCTCTGCCAAGATGTCAGTAAATCTGCTAATCTTCTTCCTGACCTCTAGCCAGGTCACCACTACATCATCCCCCTGTTCTGGGGTAACAACGTCACCCAGACAAGCTGTTCGTATGTTGCCTCAGGCAGTCTTCTCTTCCAGTTGCAGGACGTGTGTCGCTttgccagtggctggtaggggagccTCGGCTCACCTACTCCttagctccagcccagggaccctgtgacTAGCAACCTAGATCTGTTCAATCTAGGACTCTGTTGCTGTTTCCCAGGGTTCCTACTCCACCTCTCTATTTCCTTGCCTATCTCTGGTTTACCTCCAGAAGTTCCTGTGCTCTCTATAGCTAATTTACCTTTCTTGGGCTCTTGCTGGAACCCCCAGTCTAGGGTAGGACCCCAGGCTTACTCTCCACCTGTatctcctcctttctttttccaGCCCTATTTATTTTGACACAAATAtacaaggcctgatcctgcaaggagctgagcaTCTCCAATTCCCACTGAGCACACAAGAGGTGCTGAGCCGTGCGGTACAGTAGTATCTACCGCACTAAGTATCCAACTAGAGCTCAGCAGTGCTCCAGATTCTGAATTTGATCCTTTGTGGATGGAGGTTCATGTGTGTAGTGTATGTTTTTATAGGAACCTTACAATATGGAGAGAATCTTGTGGCTGCTTTCGGACTGTGATGGCAGCTTGATTAAAACTCTGATGGAACAGTTTTACACGTCGAAAAACCTTACACTCCCAGAAGAACTGCAGAGAAAGGTCAGTCACTTCATGTGTGTTTAGTAAATACTTTTccatcacaattttttttaaatcagctgttttcagaataaatattaatattgcaAGTGCATTGAAGGGATCATGCCACGTCATCTCAAACCTAAAATGAAGGTATCTTAGGTCGGTTGGTGGAAGACAGGTGTTTACAAAACCTATGTGCATAGGTATCTTATCAAATAagcctttcttttaaaattacaattaCAGTATTTTGTTGGGATTTAAACATTCCCCTGCTGTCCTAGAAACCCCAGTCCAGTAGCATGTGCATTATTTGTACATAGGACCAAAACGCTCCCCGACAATGTAATTTCACTGTCCAACACCCTGAGCCAGCAAAGCTTTTAATCAAGTCCGTAACTTTAAATATGTGAGTGGTGGTATGGATTTCTGTGGAACTGTATTCATGCTTAACCTTTTAAGCAAGAGCTTTGGTGAATCAGGCACCAGGCTGGAGAaatacaaaaaggagaaaaattaaaGGTGAAAAGTAAACTAATGGTTTCAATGTTTATCTCCATGGGAAAGAAACACTAGCAAAGTCCTTGTTAAATCATAAAAGTTATGTATTAATGCGTCCATCACATACATCAGGGGGTTCTTTAGGCAGTTTGGGATCGATATCCTCAAATACCAGCATCAGTTGCATTGTGTCCACCAACAAAGGGCAGTTATTAACTGATAGCTGGACTGACTCTGGTGATGATATTAATGTGTCTGACAGAAGTACCCGTCTCTCTTGCATTCAAGATACTAACAAATAAGAAGGTCTTATGTACAAGTGGTAGCATCACAGAATGaacttttaatacatttttaaaaatgatttaacaTTGATCTGTAAATTCTAGTGTGGTTTTTGTCTATGATTTTTGGGGATTTGTTtccatttcctcctctcccccctcccccttggttCTCCAGCTTTCTGAAGCACTGAGCTCATGTTCAGCATCTGACGAAGACATTGTTCAAGCAATGAGACGCTGTTGGGAAGATAATCACTACCTGTTATGTCCCCACTCAGCTGTGGCTGTTCACTACCATTATCAGCAGTTGGACTGCCATGTCAGCAGGTAAGAAGCTACTAATGGAAGGCCAGATTTCTTTCAGGAAATGGCTAACGTGCTTTTTATGGCGccggggggttggaggggagaaGCATCCTTAAAGGGCCCTAATTTTTAGTAGGAGATTTTGGCATTCTGCTTTTGCTCAAGTCTTTCCAATTCTTAGAGGAGGCTGTTTGACACTGATGATGCACATGTAGTTGGCAGTAGGATAATTTTGGTTATAATTGTTCAATGAGAGGCAGTATTTAAGGAGAGGTGTAACACACATGTTTGAGGCTGGAGCTCAGccagctggcctggctgggaTTATGGGCTAgagtctgctgttgctttcactcAGTCTGGTATCCCACACAGTTTGtagtgaggatgcaggctaaaccactcgagtgctgatagtcctcaaAGCCTCCCCTCAGACCCTCCCACCCCGTGTGCCCAGATTAACAAAGAAGTTCTCCCACCATTCACTGAGAGAGAATCATAGAGTGGTTTGGTTTACTTCAGCACAAGGAACTAGGGGAGTTTTAGCAACACACATGTAAGAAGGCAGCACCCATGAGGACAACTACACTCTAAAACCAGGGCCGAGTTACTGTATCCTCACTGATGCTGCTCACTTGTGTGTATGTTGCTAAAACTCAGGGTAGGCTAACCTCATTGGCTGCATGACATCCAGCTGGTCTGCCTCTGAACTGCGTCCAGGAAACATCTGTACGTGCTCGTGCTCCATCCTGTTTATTTCCTCGCCCTCGTGTCCCGCCCTGACACCAACTGGTGGGACGTATTGCCACCTGAAGAGGCAAGGAACTCCAGGACCTCCACTCTATTCCCACGGCCCTCCAGGGATAGAagctggcggctccttcatggagccatgagcatggACATGTACCTGGTGTGGTTcatgaactcccctgccctctgttcCTTCTGCGGCAAAAGGGAGATCCTGGCCCACATCAGTATGGGTGCATCAGGTTGCAGCCTCTCTTCCAGCTTCTTCATAACCTCTTACTGAGGTTGTGGCTGCACCTCCTGATCCAGTCACACCCCATCTGTGCCCCACAGGGTTGCGGGACCTTCTTGTCAACCTCAGTGGCCAGGTCAACCATCCATCACagtgggaggaggaagctggacaAGGGGGTGATCTGCGACCATGGGGCCTATTTCCAGGGCCTATTTCCGGTCCCTTCTCAGATCAGACCTCCagacagagttcctctgggcagtgtccatTGACTccttagacacctttgaggagccgTGGGCGCTGtctggagttctctgctcagtgtctctTTAATTGTCCCCAGAAATCACTAGTAGCCTAGGCTTGGTGGTTCTTCCCCTTTAGCTGAGGGGACGGGCCCTTTATTTTGGGTGGGTCTACACCCAACTGACCCCAGAACTACTAATAGTAAACGACATCCtatgtctgtctatctgtctgtctctctttcgcAGCAGACCCAGGTGCTGCTTAGCACCCGCCTCAGCTGCAAAGTTCCTGGATGCCGTGCTCAGAGCAAACCTTGTTCCTGAAGTTCCACCTGAGATCCAAGCTTTAAACATGATGGAGACCAGATCCACAACACTGAGGAGAGAAGATGACTGGGCAAAAACCCTAAGAGACAGAATAGAAGCCATCGCCATGCGCAGACACACATAGGTGGAGTTCGTCTGATCCTGAATAATGCCATGCCTGGGCAGTTCCATATAAAAGACAAGGCTGACTTAATGATGCTTAAGCTTTCTGGTGATTTCCCTCCTAAGAAAGTCCTAATGAACTCAATAGAGGATTATAACGTCTCCACATAGCGTGTAACCTAAGCGATAGAATTCTGTAACAGGAATATAATTCTCAATCAAATTCTATAGAATGGTCTAAAAAAATTATAGAAAGGATCTGTCTGTCAAATTCTATAGGGTTTTTAGAGTAAGTTTGATAGAATCCTATTTAAAGTCTCTGGACCCATATTTTATCCCTGCTAACCCTTATGGAAAAGTTCTTTTAAATTTATCTtcaaagtgccttacaaacaTGAATCATTAACTGACTAAGGCTTTACACAATTATTATAAGCCCATATCTTTTCTTCCCTAGTAAAAAATCTGTAGAGGAATATAACACAAATTGctgtaatgatttttttccctaaaaagtTATGTTGTAATTTGAATAAGTAATACAAATGAACTGTTGTCCAAAGTACATTAAATAAAATCAGTGCTGCATTCTGGCTTCTGTATCCATTTTTTGATATCTTAATAATGCTGAATTTTATCAGTTTCTTTAcctgcccaccagagggcacttctaattttttttctgtattttaaaatagatcATAAATTGAAAGAGTGAGGAGGAGTTGTCACCTGTATACTGTTCAAGCAGCCTTAGAGGGTCTTTGGAGACTTGGATCTCCATTTAGGTGAACAAAAATGCCAGACGATGCTTCAACAATACTTCCAGGGACTAATCTTCACAATTCAGGATGTGAATTTTTCCCCTGGCAATTCCATGCCTTATTTGCATGCACAGACATTCAATGCCTGCAGATGGGGTACTTGCACAGTCGGTAATGCAGCTAAGTGGCCATTTGCAAACAC is a genomic window containing:
- the THNSL2 gene encoding threonine synthase-like 2 is translated as MRYISTRGEARSVDFEGALFSGYAPDGGLFMPQEIPTLDYNTLRTWSAFSYPELVKELSSLFISSELIPRKELNDLIDSAFRRFRHNNVVHLARLKDGLNVLELWHGVTYAFKDLSLSCTGQFLQYFLKKRKQHITILVGTSGDTGSAAIESVRGENNMDIFVLLPKGLCSQIQELQMTTVIEENVHVFIADGNSDEIDEPIKELFADADFARQHNLMSLNSINWSRIMVQIAHYFYAYFQCTPSMDMTPLPAVEIVVPTGAGGNITAGYIAQKMGLPIRLVAVVNNNDIIHRAIQHGDFSFSGSVKPTLASAMDIQEPYNMERILWLLSDCDGSLIKTLMEQFYTSKNLTLPEELQRKLSEALSSCSASDEDIVQAMRRCWEDNHYLLCPHSAVAVHYHYQQLDCHVSSRPRCCLAPASAAKFLDAVLRANLVPEVPPEIQALNMMETRSTTLRREDDWAKTLRDRIEAIAMRRHT